Genomic segment of Trichoderma breve strain T069 chromosome 7 map unlocalized scaffold00007, whole genome shotgun sequence:
TGCGGCACCAATCGCCTGCCCACCTGAAGGACGCCTGACAGTTGCACTTACCTACCTAAATCCGCCCCAGCCGTTAGCCCTAATCGCACGCCTGCCATTGGCCAGCACGTCTCCCTGACTCTTCCCCTTCAGGCCTACTTTTCCGTCCACGCACGGGTCGGTACCACAACGGAGCACCCGCCctggtacaggtacacgCTATCAGTGGCACCTTCGCATTGCATACGCGCGACCGAGTAGCGCGGCAAGTACGCTCGCTGTACAAGGCGCAAAGTCGTCCGTGTCCGTATTCCAGAAGGCCTCGCCTGGAACACAGCGCCCGACCCTTCTGGGAACTGGCATGTCTCCACTAGAGTCTCGGGCTGTCTCCATCGTCCCCCGGCTGCTCGTGCCTACACCATGATGCTATACACTCCTCGTCCGAGGCTCCCTCCAACTCCTACTCCTGCACTCTTCCCTACCACCACCGTCTCTACAGCCTCTCGCTCCTCTGCTCGCCCTCCAGCATCAACCgagtctctctcttccaaacCTACGATAGCGGAatccaacatctccatctctacCGTCTCTGCCAAGTCTACCAAATCAGTCGTCACCATTCTTCCACCACACGCGAGCAGCCCGAAGCATGCAGAGGGCAGGAATAGACCATCGTCGATTACAATCACCGTCACACCCATCCGAGCTGAATCACCTTCGCCTTCCGACATCGATGCGGAGATGGGGAAACCCGGATTGTCTTCGCCAATGTCTGCTGCCTCAGACACCATGACGAGTCGGCCAACGACACCAACAAGCCCCGTCCAGATCCCAAAGCCAGGCAGCCGTAGCCGACACTTCGATGCTGTCCATCCCGTGCGACGCCATAACACCCCTCGTCGCAAGGCCCCAAACAATGTTCGCTCGCCGGAGTCTCTATCGCCGTCGGTGGCGGCCTTGTTGGCTGTCACTGACATCCCACGGCCCCGACGGGCGCAGCGGAAACCGCGTGGCCAGGACCGCTTGTTAACCGTCGATGCCATCATTGCTAATGAGAGCTCACTCTCAGAGAAGGAACTTAGCTGGTCGCTGAGTCGCGGCAGTCCGATGGACGTGCTGATGTCGCCTCCCGACAGCCTAGATGAGGACTTCTTGGGCAGCGACTGCGGAAGCGTCCATATGGCCAGAACGCTTTCTGTCGATTCCATGCCATCTCTTGGCAACTCTTTCGGCACCGATGTGATTTCCTCTGTCGAGTCCCCTCGAAGCTTAAGCCCTCAGTCTCTGCACCGGAGAAAGGTCAGCCCCATTCGTAGGTCGCTTGGGCCCATCCGCTCTCCTCCAGACAGCATCGCCGAGCACCCACTCTCTCCTGAGCCATCACgagacgaagatgagctggacACGCTGAACCTTCCAAGTCCCGAGGACGACCAACCAACTTCATACCAGTTCATACAGTTCAAGCCGCTCCGGGCAGTCTTCAAGTCCAATCTTACAGCATCACTACGAGCGCTGCGATCAGCAGCCAAATCCTTCTCAAGCATCAACTTTCCATCTATTCCGCCCGATGATCTCATTACCCGCTCTATCCTCACCATGGACCCCAAGGTGCCCTACGCTGACGAGCGTCGACCACCCGTCACGGAGGAAATACCATCTGCCGAACTACGCCGGTACCTGAATCCAACCACCAGGCTGTCGCGTGAGACGCAGTCTCGACCTCTGCAACAGCCCGGCACTTTTGCCGCATCCATTCAAATGCAAACCTACAAAATTCAGCGCACACGACCCACAGATGCCGCGGCGCGCAATGCGTATCCATCCACCTCACCGCTATCTCCATCGACTCCCGCGAGCCAGCCTGCGCAAACGCCGGTCCAAGATTCAGTCCCTCCGCTTCCTGCTATGCGACAGCGAGAGATGCGAGAGAATCCCGACTTCATTCGCATTGCCGTTATGGAAATGATTATGCGCCGGCGAGGCAAGCTGGACAATAGCAAGCCTGGACGTGCGCGCTGGGCACTGCCACCCAGAAAGACATCGACTAAACCCTATGAGATTGGGGCCGATGGTGTTCCAGAGCGATGGATTCCTCTGCCAATTGCTGACTAGTGGGATTCGCCGGAATCTGGACTCGTGGACGAACACACACATTGCGCCCCGAGGCAAAGCTCATAAGGCCGAAGCGCGATTTGCCATGATTCTATTGGCTGCCGACCACGACCAACACATCGGCGAACGCTGGCTTGGTGATCCGAGACAGACCCTGATTTTCCCTCTCAGCTCTTCTGTTACCAAAGCCGACGATTTGGTCCGCCGCACAGAATTACTGTGGGCCCGTGTCAAAATCACCAGGGAATAGCATGATTTGacttgccaatggcgagcCGCTCACTGTTTGCTAGGGTGGCGATAAGACTCCAGTGACACATGGCAGATTCGGCACTGGGATGGAGTTGAACACCCTTGTCTCCACATGGAAGGGTTTTGGAAGGCTCCGAGCCCTGGAGAGCCACGGAACACGAGTCGGACAACACCCACCTGCGGCAACATGTCACGAACTATACCGAGAAGAAAACGTCAACATGCGTTTCGGGCCGCCGTTATTACTTAACAGGTACCTGCTGTGGGCATTGGCCGATAGGGCAGCAACCTGTCCGGACAGCTGGCATGCTTTGACTGGGTGAAACATATCACTGAAAATTTTTCAGCATTCGCGACACGGCCCAAAGCAATGCATGCGCGTTTGAAAAttttttcctcctcggcAAACGACCTGGGAATAGCCTTGTTGCGGGACGCTGCAGATGGCTTCACTGGCATTTTGATTTCATAATATGTTGCGGATTTTTGGGCGACAAACAAAAGGTCAATCTTATGGGAGCAAACCATTACTCAATTCGGAAGGCCGAGAGATGACACAGCGGCCAAAAATCTCCGAAACGGCAGCCGATTGTTTTTGTTATCAACCTGCTTCTTCCGCTCTACTGCACAGGTTGTCAGGGACCTTTGCCAGATTGGTATCCATCGGCTAATGTGCTCTAATCTGGACACACCTTACTTGAAGTTCGGCGGATTTCGGGGCCAGAATGAGTGCAAGTCGCTGATGGTCAAATGGTTTGACGATTGGGCTCAAATGCGAGCCTTTGGGCTACGAGAGCCATTATGCGCCATTTCTTGACCCATTCACTTTCTctacttttttctctctctatgAAACCGCGCGTTCTATTCTTGGACTAGTCGCTTCATGTCGGTTACACGGAACTTTTTTcgtttctattttttttttattcacAGTTTGCCGCATCGCGATGGTGGAGTCTTGCATCaactttttctcttttatttgGAGTATCTAGCATTGCGAACTGGCGGCGTAGGAATTGGGATACCCTTTGATTGGTGTATAAGGCTTATTTTTGGCATCTTATTTTTCCATATTTTCCCACGATTTGAGTTTTTGGTCTCATTTCTTATTTATTGCCTATCACcattgagatggagaagatcCTCACGAgattagttttttttattggaTTGTACGAAGAACATTCGTGGACAGGGGATTTACGTGAGAGGAACATATaaagagatggatggttACGTCGCAAGGCGATCATAGCGGTTTTTAGCTGGCATTTATATGATAGATTTACAGCTTTTATAAGCAATATGGTTAAAAATTGAATACTCTACTTAATTCCTCGGCTCGAGAATTGTGCGGTCCTTGTGAAGTATAGACCTGTTGATAGAAGACTATCTAGGAGGTTTGGAGTTTGAAGCAATCTCATAAGAACTTTTGGATCTCTCTGACTGGGACAATGATTGAGCCAGCTTAACTGATCATGAAAATCCCGACTGAATCGAGGATTGACATTCCTATTTTAAAGCTCTTATACAAGAGCAGGAAGAGGATTATAAggagccaagaaggagataTGGAGGTACGTGTATGTTGAAGCCCTCAGATTATTGTTCTGCTATAAGAGGGTACGCATTATCCTTCAACATGATATATATAAGCCAAAAATAGTTCCAAGGAGAGCATTTCCTCTCCGAAAATTGATGTTCTCCTAACGCCCCCCGATGTGTAAACCCCGTTGAATGTACTTGTTACGCGAAATGCTGATATATGTCCACCCAGTCTTTGATGTAAATGTAACGACACAACGCTCGCTCGCTTGCTTTGTAGTAGAATGAGAACTGAATGACAAAAGTAGAAAcgaaaagaaacagaaaaagtGAAAACGGGATCACTTTTGAGCCCACCAAGATATAAAGTTGGCATAACAATGCACTCTTTTATCCCAGAGAGCTTTCCGTGCGGATGCGAGATAGACTTCCAGCTCGGTGTCGTCCCATCCTAGTGTTCTGAGAGGTTTCGCGGCGAGGGCGCCGACGAGCTCGTTGATGGCGTCGCGGAAGAGAATTCCTATTTCACGCTGGTGGGGATCCTATGAGAAACGTGTTAGTCTGCATGTTCAAGAAGCACGTCCTTGTCTGAGCGTTACGGTACCTTGGGCCAAGCGCCGAGGGGCGTCTTGATTACTCGGCATTGGATGTTCTTGAAACCCGCGGCTTTGTATTTGTCTTCCAGCTCGTTGATGACATAGGCATTCATGCCGTATCTCGATAGGGCCTGGTgcatcatcatggcgacTTGCGCGGGTGGGTGGTTTTCGGGCATTGTGCCGTCATCGCATCGGAGGAAGCTGCAGTAGTCTGTGATTTCAAGCCAGCCACCTTCTTTTAGGTGGGAATAGCTGTTCCTTATCATCTTGTCCACGTCCTTCAAGTAGATGCATGAATGACGGAGATGAATCAAGTCGTAGTCGCCGCGATCCATCCACTCATCCTCCACGTCGTCGACTAGGAACCGCACATTCGGGGGGACCATAAGTGGTTGGATCGGGCTGAGGTCGAGGCCGACGATTTCGGCGCTTGGATACATCTTGGCAACTACCTCTGCCTTAGCAAATAATCGAGGACCTtgaaggaagaaacagaGGGAGTCGCAAAGCTTACCCGCTACTGGCCAAAGCCCTGTGCCGGTGCAAAGGTCCAGTATTCGTTGTGGATTCGGCGCAATGGGAGAGTTGAACAGCTTGCCGCTGACGAGTTCCATGTGTATCACATGTTTCAAATACTCTCGCTCTTGCTCGATTTCGTCGTTTGGTAGGGGATAGCGGCCGTGGCGATAGTGATGATACTAGCAGATTTCTTTTACTCAGCGACATGCTCTTTAACAGACTCGGCAAAGGCATAGACTACATACCCTTCGTCCTCCCTCCCACTCGTGCTCCCATatgctactccgtacagtgACAGACTCCGCAGAGTTCGTATCACCGCCATCGAattcgtcgtcctcgtcgtcgccttCAGCGTCGTCGCTGTCCGTCGCATCAAGCGGTGGATCCTGTTCCTCGATGTTAGGAGGATCTCCTGACACCATCATGGAGGGCTTTCGAGGCTCTGCAACCTTAGCTTCTGGATCTGAGTCTGTTGCTGGCGCCTTACCAGCACTGGCactgcgccgccgccgctcttcttcgcgTGTGGTATCTCCCATTGCGTGTATGTGTGTGTCAACCAGACGGCGTCGTGGTCGTAGTAGTCGTAGTCGTGGTCGTAGTCGATGACCTGATGTCTTGTCGTCAACGTTGTTTTTATGCTGCGCTATCGAGGAGAACGACTGATCTGATCGGTGATAATGACAAAGGGCCACCTCGATCCGTCCCGAGCCCGATCCGTGGAGATTGAATTATAGGCGACTGGGGGAGATGGAGCATGCTGGAATGGAATGCTGGCGGCAGCTGAACTCAGCCGTTCCCTTGGGGCTAAGCGATGGATGGCGATTTAAGGACCGGCGCGATTTTGGGCTTCCATTAAGCGACTTTCGTCTTGTGATGGATTCGAAGCTATGCAGCGGTGCTATTAGCGATAGTCGCCCGGCCAATCCGGTTGAGTTGCGAGAAGGCGGATGGATGGGCTTTGAATGCGACAAACATTTGACTGGACAATTGCTCTTGATTCTCCAGTCAGCTGATTGGAGAGACGGGGAGGGAGTCCGGGGCACTTTGGCTATGCGTTCCGGATACTCCACAGCGGCAGGGAATCAGCCAATGAAGAAAAGTATCCTGTACGATGCCCCGAGTATTTTGTACCAAACTTTGCGCTAAAAGTCGACGGACGAGGTTGGCAGGATTGGAATTAGAATCTAGAGATTGGCCTAGCGTGGGCATTAATCGATTaaggagatgagatggaagaaaaggagaagcatTTTGGAGCCGGTATATACCTAAGATACATGTTAAACAAGATGCCAGACGAAAATAGCACCAGGCCGACAAATCAAGATAGATGTCAGATATTAGTGAGCCGGGATACTATACTTCACTATCAATAATTGAACCAAATCATAATATTCTCCTATAATGTTTATTATCTGCAGCAATTAGCGAATGTTGATTAGACTCGAAATGGGCTCTTAATATTACTCGATTTGTCTAATCTTCGGAGTTCATTCCGTACCGCCTGCTGATACGtgtacatacagtacagtatgtGGCAGCCTAGTAGATACATAACTACATAAGCACAGGAACTTGCTAAGTGATGCGAGCTATTCCTCTGCTGGTTCATCTTGCATGTTGTTTTATCCTCCATCGAGTAACAAGCTGAACATGGATCAGAGTCATTCACATAGCCAATCCGCTTTCCCAGTCTCGTATGCTCAAACCGGCATACTCGACTCTTCATcgtgcctcttcttctctttcgtgTATCTCCTCCATATCATCACCTTTTTAAACCATGAAGATGTTTGTGTCACCTTGCCACTCTTGCCTCGCCTCCACCACAGCCAACCCAGTGACAAGAGGACCAACACGAGGGTCAACGGTACTGAAATGTACCATAACAGATAGAATAATGGTGTTGCGCTGACGTCCCATGAGCCTTCTTCGTCTAATTGTTCCGATAGCAGTAACCCCGATCCCGCGATAGTTGCAACGGTAATCGTGGGCAAGAATATTAAAATTGAAGCCGCGATGAGCTTCATCGAAACCGGACCCTGTATGGCTGCTGCGGACTGTTGTTGCGATACCAAGTTTGATGCCAGAGCAGAAGCGGCTTCGATTCGTTTCTGAAGGTGGGAGAGCCGTAGCTGGGTTGAGCGAAAGAGTGTGCGACGATATTCGAGGCACTCCTTTAGCTGTAAGTCGACAAGTGACCGCCGATTACTGCTCATGTTGTTTGAAGGAGATGGTGGGTTGTCCATAGAGGTTGTTGGAGGGATGCTGACGCTGGCGTTCATAAGAATACCCTCATTGATCATTAGTGCAGACTCAAGTACTCTTGATAGGTCTGTTGCATGTCTCGCAAACAAGTATAGTTCTTCATGCCGTGTTCTTGGATTTGAGATCATATCGTCAGAGCCTGCGAGCTGAATGATGGACTGTTTTGTGAGGTTAACATCACTCGTCTGCCATCGGAGTATGTAATAGATGTACAAAAGCTGGAAGCGAGTACACACCTTTTCTAACGGCTCAAATTCCTCCTCCATTTTCCGTGCCGtatcatcaacttcttcgtgCAGCCCTTCCAGGGCAACATCGAACAATATCTGGGGATTGGTAGCGACATCACTCCATCCCCGGCTCTTCATCACATCATACATCCTTCTTTTCACCCTCGGCCCTGCATCAAAACACACTAGTGTTACACTGGTGTTGGCTGAAGcctgaagaaagaaggaagattCCCTCTCTGAGTATTTATCAGGTATCGTAGAGTTCTCAGTCGAATCATCTTCCCCATCCGGCGACTCGTCATCAGCTccggcagatgcagctgatATGTACGAAAATCGGAACCAGGAACTAAACCCGTTGTTTTCGTCACTTCTCCGACTGAAGCTATGGTTTATAGACCGCACCCTCTCCACGGTAAAGTCATGCGGTATACCGAATTTGTGAAAGAGTTCCACCATCAagccttttgtttctcgTCGTGGTACATCTGAGGGTATAAAACTTGGAAAATAGATCAGCACTGGCTTCTCGGCTTCTAATTAGATTGACAGAGCTATCTGCTACAGCGAGCGTGGCAGATCCACCTAGTAGACTTACACGATTCTGAGCTGCGGCCTGCCATTGAGACGGCGTACAGTGGTCTGGACATACTCGCGTAGTTGCCCATCTATAATATTGTTAGGCTCCTCTTTTACAGATAGGAAGGTCTTCATTTTACCTTCTGATATGTCCCAGACTTCCAGGCTCCAAGGCCTTTCAATTATGCTTTGAGATTCACTTGCAGCCTTCTCAGTGAAGTCTCTGTACAATATCTCTTGTGATCGTTTGGTCCAAGACATGGTTTATTCGGTCTATTTTGAGTAACAGGTTTGAGAATATGTGCTTTTACTCAAGTTTTCACCCCTACTAGCGCTGTTGGATGAGATTCagaagctgagcaagaacaagagataTGAGCCTCAAGTCTATTAAATCGGGTGAACCGCATTCTTATTATGACCATCTCAATTACAACCAATACATCAATACCAACTTTCGGTGTGGTTGCACCCACATCTTGGCATAAAAAAAGCATCGTTTTACGGAGTAATGCTATCCCTATCAAAAGCATCGACCACTCTATCCTCGCCACATTGCTATACCAGCACATAATGAGGTCGTTTAGCGCAACCCCCTTGCAGCACAAGTACGGTCTCGATCACATTCGACCATTCACCACAACAGCTCTcctaaaagaaaaagaaagaaaaagcacaCAGTTCAGATACTACGAGCGAGTCGAACTCCTTACCAGCTGCATGGCCACGGTGTCATCCCTTGCCAAGCCCAGTTGGGGGTCAACGACTCTATTGCGAGCGCGTCGTTGCGCACGGCTCAGCGCAGCGGCTGAGTTGGGACGCTGTGAGTGGACCACGATGGAAAGATGCGAACTTGAAGCTTGTCGTGTTACCGGTAGCTCTTGGGGCTAATCCTTTGATCGCGTGCTTGGCGTGGTCAGATGAAGCTTTCAGCTGGAAGAATCCGCCCCCAACAGCGATCCAATTGCGGAGTAGTTGATCCAGTCAAGGGAGCGTTAAGCTGCAATGACGGCAGATGTCGGGTTGTCCAGAGCGAGCTAAATATAGAGTATTCAGCGCGATGGATATGGGTAGAGAATCGTTGACTTATTCGAAATCCACCAGACATGTTCATAACCGTTGTACCAAGAATGCTGGAGTACATGTGCATCAAGCAATGGCATATGCCGAAGACAGTCCATCATGAAGACGCTACCCCAGATGTCTTTCATATACATACAGCTATAGCTTGGCCTTCCGCTTCGCGTTCCACAAAGACACCAATGGTCCTTGCTTCCCATATACCGGGTCAGCTCGCGGCCTAGCAACTGCTCCAATAGTCTGGACGAAGGAAGCTGGCGGACGTTCACCCATCTCATTCGTCCACTTCGGGCATTCCTACGTAATGCTCGTCAGTGTACACTCACCGAAGAGGGGGAATCTGATAAGTGATATTCTAAATACTGACCTTCGGATATACCCCAATGTAGCGATAGTCGTCGGAACTCCGCAGAGAGGAGTGAGCGGTGCCGGCTGGAAGAACAATTACGTCGCCGGTATTTACGTCAACTTGAACACCGTTTCCGTCATTGATCTTCCCAAGCAGAAGAGTTGAGTGGCCTTGAAAGATGCCTTTTTACACAGAATGAGTCAATCCCTTGCCATGGAGATTTGTTGGAGCATAGATGAACGTACCATAGCATTCATGTGTGTTGGGATGGAAATGTGGCTCTCCGATATGGCCCCATGTTCCCTTATATCACAATTACCTGTGAGTTTGCGCATCAAGAAAGTGAGAAGacttaaataataagaaGCATACTCTCTTTTCCCAGCCAGTTCTTGTCAAAAACTGCGTCGTCGTCTCTTCTGTTTGTGGCTGAGGTAACACATTCCTGTAGTGAATTACCGGTAGCCGACTATTTGGCGCATCATTTGTCGGGCCAAGAAGATAGCATTCAACAGATAAAGACATTGCAATAATGCCgtatttttaaagttttatcATTTATGTACGAGGTGATCCAATTGCTTTCCTGACTGTAAAGAAGGAAGTAAAATAGAGTACACGGCAATTCAAATGCCCGATGTTCGTAAGCACCACCAATCATAGGTTGACAATGTTTTTAGCGAGAATTTCCAAGAAGAGGGGTCCTGCAATACGGTCATTCTCCAAATAAGATTTGGCCAGCAACGGTGATTAAAAACAAAATTTGGCGAATACCAGATTTTATTGCGAGCATGAATATCATGATTCACGTCTCCTGTAGCTTCAATTGGAGTCATTCAAAGATCAAGGCTGAGTATGTAGTAACTACAAAAGTGATATAGCAACGAGGTTGGAAATTCGTCCGACTAGTAATAAACGATATGACTTAACCTTCCGGAGACCTCTGTGATTAATTTCCTTACAGGACTTTATTATACCTCTGCTAATCAAAAACTATTAGTTAGACCTCCAATCATATCTGATCCCCGGCTTGGCGTTGAAACTTAAGAGCCTGAGCCTTTGCTTCTGCCACTTTCTTGCCAAAGTTAGCGTCTGACAATCCCCTTTCAAATGTATTTTCTACCACTTTCTTCTGAGAGAAGTTTTCAGCATTactttttccctctcttgcTGTCTCCAAATAAGATTGATGCAGATTCTCGTTTTGAACCaatcctctctcttctctttcctttaGATCATAATCACCATTGTAGGCAGATTTAGTC
This window contains:
- a CDS encoding cupin domain-containing protein; the encoded protein is MSLSVECYLLGPTNDAPNSRLPVIHYRNVLPQPQTEETTTQFLTRTGWEKRGTWGHIGEPHFHPNTHECYGIFQGHSTLLLGKINDGNGVQVDVNTGDVIVLPAGTAHSSLRSSDDYRYIGVYPKECPKWTNEMGERPPASFVQTIGAVARPRADPVYGKQGPLVSLWNAKRKAKL
- a CDS encoding methyltransferase domain-containing protein produces the protein MGDTTREEERRRRSASAGKAPATDSDPEAKVAEPRKPSMMVSGDPPNIEEQDPPLDATDSDDAEGDDEDDEFDGGDTNSAESVTVRSSIWEHEWEGGRRYHHYRHGRYPLPNDEIEQEREYLKHVIHMELVSGKLFNSPIAPNPQRILDLCTGTGLWPVAGKLCDSLCFFLQGPRLFAKAEVVAKMYPSAEIVGLDLSPIQPLMVPPNVRFLVDDVEDEWMDRGDYDLIHLRHSCIYLKDVDKMIRNSYSHLKEGGWLEITDYCSFLRCDDGTMPENHPPAQVAMMMHQALSRYGMNAYVINELEDKYKAAGFKNIQCRVIKTPLGAWPKDPHQREIGILFRDAINELVGALAAKPLRTLGWDDTELEVYLASARKALWDKRVHCYANFISWWAQK